One window of the Runella slithyformis DSM 19594 genome contains the following:
- a CDS encoding IS630 family transposase has protein sequence MELAEARQKGSPAEQAESPAVAGRDGTGIKKAEDENRAIVYIDESGFYLLPLVCRTWAPKGKTPIIEEKAGKEHLSLIAAMAPNGRLYVGGQDKAYNSEGVVDFLEYLCRRYRSKDLIVIWDGATIHRSQAIKDFLARKKGRVHLVALPGYSPELNPVELLWSQLKRELKNRVFLDLTDLAEVLKEKIEEVRKDTELLVSFFKKKEVAFFTG, from the coding sequence ATGGAGCTTGCAGAAGCCCGCCAAAAAGGCTCGCCAGCAGAGCAAGCAGAAAGTCCAGCAGTGGCGGGAAGAGACGGTACCGGAATTAAAAAAGCCGAGGATGAGAACCGTGCTATCGTATATATCGATGAATCAGGCTTCTATCTGCTCCCCCTCGTTTGCCGTACGTGGGCACCCAAGGGTAAAACGCCCATTATCGAGGAGAAGGCGGGCAAAGAACACCTCAGTCTGATCGCCGCGATGGCCCCTAATGGGAGGCTGTACGTCGGCGGACAAGACAAGGCATACAATAGTGAGGGGGTGGTTGACTTTCTGGAGTACCTATGCCGCAGGTACCGCAGCAAGGACTTGATCGTGATCTGGGATGGCGCGACCATCCACCGTAGCCAAGCCATAAAGGACTTTTTGGCGCGCAAGAAAGGGCGCGTGCACCTTGTGGCCCTGCCTGGTTATAGCCCGGAACTGAACCCGGTCGAGTTGCTGTGGAGTCAGTTAAAAAGAGAGCTCAAAAACCGGGTATTCCTCGACCTGACAGATTTGGCCGAAGTGTTGAAAGAAAAAATTGAGGAGGTCAGAAAAGACACGGAATTGCTGGTTTCATTCTTTAAAAAGAAGGAAGTAGCTTTCTTTACAGGATAA
- a CDS encoding MFS transporter, with protein sequence MSAPKIKHYRWLIVVLLFTATTINYLDRQIIGLLKPILEKEFTWSETDFARIVMAFTAAYAIGLLILGWLIDKIGTKWGYSITIVFWSIAGMLHALARSAFGFGVARVGLGLGEGGNYPAAVKTVAEWFPKKERALATGLFNAGTSVGVVVALLLVPWILTAYGWQEVFWITGALGFVWLIFWLIYYDIPAKQKRLTTEEYEYIVNGQEKEEQHSSEKAKVNWIKLFLFPQTWAYITGKGLIDPIYWFFLFWLPSYFASTFSLDLKKPSLELMLIYTATTVGSISGGWFSSQLIRRGWPVVKARKTVILVIAFLELSVLLIQFATDVWVAVGLISFAVALHQAWATNVFTLPSDLFPKQAVSSIVGIGGMAGAVGGILFPMLIGSILDTYKAAGNLAGGYHIIFTICGCTYLIAWGIIHLLTRNSKMLELGELE encoded by the coding sequence ATGAGTGCCCCGAAAATCAAACATTATCGCTGGCTGATTGTAGTGTTGCTGTTCACCGCCACTACCATCAATTACCTGGACCGACAGATCATCGGGTTATTGAAACCCATCCTGGAAAAGGAGTTCACGTGGTCAGAGACCGATTTTGCGCGCATTGTCATGGCGTTTACGGCGGCCTATGCCATTGGTTTGTTGATATTGGGTTGGCTGATTGATAAAATCGGCACCAAGTGGGGCTATTCCATCACCATCGTTTTTTGGAGTATTGCCGGGATGTTGCACGCATTGGCCCGCAGTGCGTTTGGCTTTGGTGTTGCCCGGGTGGGATTGGGGTTGGGCGAAGGGGGGAATTATCCGGCAGCGGTAAAAACGGTAGCCGAATGGTTTCCTAAAAAAGAACGCGCCCTGGCCACGGGACTGTTCAATGCCGGTACCAGCGTGGGGGTGGTGGTGGCTTTACTGCTTGTGCCGTGGATATTAACCGCCTATGGCTGGCAGGAAGTTTTTTGGATCACGGGTGCACTGGGGTTTGTGTGGCTGATTTTTTGGCTCATTTACTACGATATTCCGGCAAAACAAAAACGCCTGACGACGGAAGAGTACGAATACATCGTGAACGGTCAGGAGAAAGAAGAGCAGCACAGCAGCGAAAAAGCCAAGGTCAATTGGATCAAGTTGTTTTTGTTTCCGCAAACTTGGGCTTACATTACGGGAAAAGGCCTGATTGACCCGATCTATTGGTTTTTTCTGTTTTGGCTTCCCTCTTATTTTGCGTCTACCTTCAGTTTAGACCTCAAAAAACCGAGTTTGGAACTGATGCTCATTTATACCGCCACCACCGTGGGCAGCATCAGCGGCGGCTGGTTTTCATCGCAACTCATCCGGCGCGGATGGCCCGTTGTTAAAGCCCGCAAAACGGTGATTTTGGTGATCGCTTTTCTGGAATTGTCGGTGCTGCTCATTCAGTTTGCCACCGATGTATGGGTAGCGGTGGGTTTGATCAGTTTTGCGGTAGCGCTGCATCAGGCGTGGGCCACCAATGTTTTTACGTTACCGTCGGATTTGTTTCCCAAACAGGCGGTCAGCTCCATTGTGGGTATTGGCGGGATGGCCGGCGCGGTGGGCGGGATTCTTTTTCCGATGCTGATCGGAAGTATATTAGACACCTACAAAGCCGCCGGAAACCTGGCTGGTGGCTACCACATTATCTTTACCATTTGCGGTTGTACCTACCTGATCGCCTGGGGCATCATTCATTTATTAACCCGTAACTCTAAAATGCTGGAATTGGGGGAGTTGGAATAG
- a CDS encoding bifunctional 4-hydroxy-2-oxoglutarate aldolase/2-dehydro-3-deoxy-phosphogluconate aldolase, with protein sequence MSKKAFSWELFQKAPIVGIVRGLSLEEVKHILPMYREAGLTTIEITMNTPGAEKIIQYAVENEQEGLNIGAGTVCTKGDLKKALEAGAQFIVTPILDKKVVKACVKKEIPIFPGAFTPSEIFKAWKLGASMVKVFPATQMGPSYIKELKAPLNQLKLLPTGGVSLENMLEFFNAGADGVGMGGQLLDKKLIQEKEWELLKAHFSQFTQKLPR encoded by the coding sequence ATGAGTAAAAAAGCATTTTCGTGGGAGTTGTTTCAGAAAGCCCCTATTGTGGGGATCGTTCGGGGGCTGTCGTTAGAAGAAGTAAAGCATATTTTGCCGATGTACCGGGAAGCGGGCCTGACCACCATCGAGATCACAATGAATACGCCCGGTGCCGAGAAGATCATTCAATACGCCGTTGAAAATGAGCAGGAAGGGCTGAACATCGGCGCGGGGACAGTGTGTACAAAAGGCGATCTGAAAAAGGCACTGGAGGCGGGGGCGCAGTTTATCGTTACCCCGATTCTGGATAAGAAAGTGGTCAAGGCCTGCGTCAAAAAAGAGATTCCCATCTTTCCGGGGGCCTTTACGCCTTCTGAGATCTTTAAAGCCTGGAAGTTAGGCGCGAGTATGGTAAAAGTGTTTCCTGCTACCCAAATGGGCCCGTCGTACATCAAAGAGCTGAAAGCGCCGTTGAATCAATTGAAATTGTTGCCCACCGGGGGCGTGAGTTTGGAAAATATGCTCGAATTTTTCAATGCCGGGGCCGATGGCGTGGGAATGGGCGGACAGCTGTTGGATAAAAAACTGATTCAGGAAAAAGAATGGGAGCTGCTCAAAGCCCATTTTTCACAATTCACCCAAAAACTTCCCCGCTGA